From one Musa acuminata AAA Group cultivar baxijiao chromosome BXJ2-6, Cavendish_Baxijiao_AAA, whole genome shotgun sequence genomic stretch:
- the LOC103987844 gene encoding profilin, translated as MSWQTYIDDHLMCDIDGQRLTSAAIVGHDGSVWAQSDSFPRYKPEEISAIMKDFDEPGSLAPTGLYFGGTKYMVIQGEPGAVIRGKKGSGGVTVKKTNLALIFGIYVEPMTAGQCNMVVERLGDYLFDQGF; from the exons ATGTCTTGGCAAACGTACATCGATGACCATTTGATGTGCGACATCGATGGGCAGCGCCTCACCTCCGCCGCCATCGTTGGTCATGACGGCAGCGTCTGGGCCCAGAGCGACTCCTTCCCTCGG TACAAGCCTGAAGAGATTTCTGCAATTATGAAAGACTTTGATGAACCTGGATCTCTTGCTCCAACTGGTTTGTACTTTGGTGGAACGAAGTACATGGTTATCCAAGGTGAGCCAGGAGCTGTTATTCGAGGCAAGAAG GGTTCCGGTGGTGTTACCGTCAAGAAAACCAATCTGGCTTTGATCTTTGGAATATATGTTGAGCCAATGACCGCTGGTCAATGCAACATGGTAGTGGAGAGGCTTGGTGACTATCTATTTGATCAGGGTTTTTGA
- the LOC103987845 gene encoding derlin-1, protein MSSPAEFYNSLPPVSKAYGTLCFLTTAAFQLNLFDLRTIALLYQPVFTQFQVWRLFTNFFFLGKFSINFGIRLLMIARYGVQLEKGPFDKRTADFLWMMLFGAFFLLVLSAIPFFWSPFLGASMVFMLLYLWSREFPTTQINIYGLVTLKAFYLPWAMLMLDTIFGSPIMPSLLGIVAGHLYYFLTVLHPLATGRNLLRTPTWVHKLVALLGWGVQSNSGLRPNGANTATGSVAFRGRSYRLDR, encoded by the exons ATGTCTTCTCCGGCTGA ATTCTACAATTCTCTTCCACCAGTGAGCAAGGCCTATGGTACTCTGTGCTTTTTGACCACTGCAGCATTCCAGTTAAACTTGTTTGATCTTAGAACTATTGCGCTACTATATCAGCCAGTATTTACTCAATTTCAG GTATGGAGGCTGTTTACCAATTTTTTCTTCCTTGGTAAATTTTCGATCAACTTTGGAATTCGCCTCTTGATGAT AGCGAGATATGGTGTGCAACTGGAAAAGGGCCCATTTGACAAACGGACAGCAGATTTTCTTTGGATGATGTTATTTGGAGCTTTTTTTTTATTG GTATTGTCTGCCATTCCTTTTTTTTGGTCTCCCTTTCTGGGGGCATCAATGGTCTTCATGCTGCTCTATCTTTGGAGCCGGGAGTTCCCAACCACACAGATAAACATATATGGACTTGTCACATTGAAG GCATTTTATCTACCATGGGCAATGCTTATGTTGGACACTATATTTGGCTCACCCATTATGCCTAGCCTTCTGGGAATTGTTGCTGGTCATTTATATTACTTCTTGACAGTATTACATCCTCTTGCTACTGGAAGGAACTTACTGAGAACTCCAACATGGGT ACATAAATTGGTTGCTCTTCTGGGTTGGGGAGTGCAATCAAACTCCGGTTTACGGCCTAATGGTGCCAACACTGCTACTGGTAGTGTAGCTTTCAGAGGGAGGAGCTATAGGCTGGACAGATGA